From a single Chitinophaga sp. Cy-1792 genomic region:
- a CDS encoding AAA family ATPase: protein MGQFKNNPVNNNIDLVNDTFINAQAAYIRQFGILPNISTIYDVDIEKMAVKIEAELKDEITQVFRDLEYNSKKKKYDYDEVIYMLTNNRMIFMASSYMELFYADDTAFIQRFTEVAAKTRRRAKRQPHEINLVTAKKGSFGLTSMEIKRTKLDLDLCYEDDFKEIDNLIQERLKKDKDKGIVLLHGLPGTGKTTYLRYLIGKLKKRVLFISSEMATNIIEPGFMELLIQNPNSILVIEDAENVILDRKISGNAAVANLLNLSDGLLSDCLNIQLVCSFNSELSAIDSALLRKGRLIARYEFGKLSVEKSQRLSDSLGHKRVITQPMSIAEITNPNEITHQPKKTVIGFRRVMEEDLVN from the coding sequence ATGGGACAGTTTAAAAATAATCCTGTAAATAATAATATAGACTTAGTCAACGATACTTTCATCAATGCGCAGGCTGCCTATATCAGACAGTTTGGTATACTGCCAAATATCAGCACCATCTACGATGTAGATATTGAGAAAATGGCCGTAAAGATAGAAGCAGAGCTGAAAGATGAAATAACACAGGTATTCCGGGACCTGGAATACAATAGCAAAAAGAAGAAGTACGATTATGATGAGGTAATTTATATGCTGACAAATAATCGTATGATTTTCATGGCAAGCTCCTATATGGAACTTTTCTATGCGGACGATACTGCCTTTATACAGCGATTCACGGAAGTAGCTGCCAAAACCAGGCGCAGAGCCAAAAGACAGCCACACGAGATCAATCTCGTTACTGCTAAGAAAGGTAGCTTTGGCCTGACAAGCATGGAAATCAAACGTACCAAACTCGATCTTGATTTATGTTATGAAGATGATTTTAAAGAGATAGATAACCTGATCCAGGAACGCCTGAAGAAAGATAAAGACAAAGGAATTGTTTTGTTGCATGGACTTCCGGGAACTGGAAAAACGACTTATCTCCGTTACCTGATTGGTAAACTGAAGAAGCGGGTACTTTTTATTTCATCAGAAATGGCAACGAATATTATCGAGCCGGGTTTTATGGAATTACTTATTCAGAATCCCAACTCAATACTGGTGATAGAAGACGCAGAGAATGTAATCCTGGACAGGAAAATTTCCGGCAATGCGGCGGTGGCCAATTTGCTAAACCTTTCTGATGGCTTGCTGAGCGACTGTCTGAATATCCAGCTGGTATGTTCTTTTAACAGCGAATTATCGGCTATTGATAGCGCGCTGTTGCGTAAAGGAAGGCTGATTGCACGCTATGAGTTCGGTAAACTTTCTGTTGAAAAATCACAGCGGCTTTCTGATAGTTTAGGCCATAAACGTGTAATTACTCAACCAATGAGTATTGCGGAAATTACTAATCCTAACGAAATCACCCACCAACCAAAGAAAACTGTTAT
- a CDS encoding DUF3857 domain-containing protein, translating into MRVLQLAVICTILTVQGFAQSKRNYDKYNERATVVRNEIWNWNIPAFQHPDLKDVDTKESAVLLAKHIDLKLWRVKDIDMTSFGAYGGRDIYYSRTVREMIKINDKVALDEYSQFSFKKLQAVGFRRHRTANAATFIGVRIIKPDGAVKEVKVADELVNEEDDDKLQKSKLAIPDLQVGDVIDYYVKVEQIHTPETPIDEQFFVLGEDKPMKQFSVHGDISDKYSVRYRLMNGAPDLKISRKEDGSSFDLLVKNLPSRPTDLWMAPIRQIPLIRMKVSFGLGSAIDVHAAPGTFKKDPSYMDVRDAADAYTNEVLKYIAVAGVGNYKRTVNDMLKTYSRAVKKDIPDDSIPYYAYYAFRYMAFYRVQPNDKINVGLERNYRTSNNRMFLMLLNDVLKYQGIYSDILLVTSRYGAPQKETFNADDFEYVLRTKTPKPVYLSAEGVFTQCAEMLAEYEGQKAPVSTVAAGKPKRGESGYEKAVEIPSTSAEENTHIEKLNISIDNAMSQLLVDRNTILKGGLRLDGQKELLLFEDYYDEERRALGVEQSFMEEFADSKRNRALADEYTNAFAQARKDQKDAFKGEIKGEFDVEPKDISYYKVRKMGLRHTDPDLVYDTKFSMEGFLKKAGNNYIFDIGRIIGKQLQVKAEQRTRTVDIYEPFARSFEHQITLTIPAGYKLEGADKLTRKVDNATGSFIVDSKIDGDKLHVNIIKVYKHSFEKAESWNDLLQVIDAANDFLTQKVLLKKA; encoded by the coding sequence ATGAGAGTACTGCAACTTGCTGTTATCTGTACTATCCTTACTGTACAAGGATTTGCACAAAGCAAAAGAAATTATGATAAGTACAATGAGCGCGCCACTGTAGTCAGAAATGAAATCTGGAACTGGAACATTCCCGCCTTTCAGCACCCTGACCTGAAGGATGTTGATACAAAGGAATCAGCTGTACTGCTGGCAAAACATATCGATCTCAAATTATGGCGGGTAAAGGATATCGACATGACATCCTTTGGTGCCTACGGTGGGAGAGATATTTATTATTCCAGGACGGTCCGGGAAATGATAAAGATCAATGACAAGGTTGCCCTGGATGAATATTCCCAATTTAGCTTTAAGAAACTGCAGGCCGTTGGTTTCAGACGTCATAGAACCGCTAATGCAGCTACTTTCATTGGCGTACGCATCATTAAGCCAGATGGTGCTGTGAAAGAAGTTAAAGTAGCAGATGAGCTGGTGAACGAGGAAGATGATGACAAACTGCAAAAAAGTAAGCTCGCTATTCCTGATCTGCAGGTAGGTGATGTTATCGATTATTATGTGAAGGTAGAACAGATTCATACACCAGAAACGCCTATCGATGAACAGTTTTTTGTGCTGGGAGAAGATAAGCCGATGAAACAGTTTTCCGTTCACGGAGATATCAGCGATAAATATTCCGTTAGATATCGCCTGATGAATGGTGCGCCAGACCTGAAGATCAGCAGAAAGGAAGATGGAAGCTCCTTCGATTTACTGGTGAAGAACCTCCCGAGCAGACCAACAGATTTGTGGATGGCGCCTATCCGTCAGATTCCGCTGATTAGAATGAAAGTAAGTTTCGGGTTGGGTAGTGCGATAGATGTACATGCTGCACCAGGCACCTTTAAAAAGGATCCTTCATACATGGATGTACGGGATGCGGCAGATGCCTATACAAACGAGGTGCTAAAATACATCGCTGTTGCGGGTGTAGGTAATTATAAGCGTACTGTAAATGATATGCTGAAAACGTATAGCCGTGCTGTTAAGAAAGATATTCCGGATGATAGTATTCCTTACTATGCGTACTATGCGTTCCGCTATATGGCCTTCTATCGTGTTCAGCCAAATGATAAAATCAACGTTGGACTTGAGAGAAACTACCGTACTTCCAATAATCGTATGTTCCTGATGTTGCTGAATGATGTGTTGAAATACCAGGGTATTTACAGTGATATTCTCCTGGTAACTTCCAGGTATGGTGCGCCACAAAAGGAAACTTTCAATGCAGATGATTTTGAGTATGTATTACGTACCAAGACACCAAAGCCAGTATATTTATCAGCTGAAGGTGTGTTTACACAATGCGCTGAAATGCTTGCTGAGTATGAAGGACAAAAAGCCCCTGTTTCTACGGTAGCTGCCGGGAAACCTAAAAGAGGAGAATCCGGATATGAAAAGGCTGTTGAAATTCCTTCCACCAGCGCCGAAGAAAATACGCACATCGAAAAGCTGAACATTTCGATCGACAATGCTATGTCGCAGCTGCTGGTAGACCGCAATACTATCCTGAAAGGCGGACTGAGACTAGATGGACAGAAAGAATTACTGTTGTTCGAAGACTACTATGACGAAGAGAGAAGAGCACTGGGCGTAGAGCAGTCGTTCATGGAAGAATTTGCCGATAGTAAAAGAAACCGGGCACTGGCGGATGAGTATACCAACGCTTTTGCGCAGGCGCGTAAAGACCAGAAGGATGCTTTCAAAGGTGAAATCAAAGGAGAGTTTGATGTAGAGCCGAAAGATATTTCCTATTACAAAGTCAGGAAGATGGGCTTGCGCCATACTGATCCTGATTTGGTATATGATACCAAATTCAGCATGGAGGGCTTTCTGAAGAAAGCGGGTAATAATTATATCTTTGATATTGGCAGAATTATAGGTAAGCAATTACAGGTAAAAGCAGAACAGCGTACCCGTACTGTTGATATTTACGAGCCTTTCGCAAGGAGTTTTGAACATCAGATAACGCTTACTATTCCTGCTGGTTATAAACTGGAAGGAGCAGACAAGCTGACAAGAAAAGTTGACAACGCAACAGGTTCATTTATAGTAGATAGTAAGATAGATGGTGATAAGCTGCATGTCAATATCATAAAGGTTTACAAGCATTCTTTCGAGAAGGCGGAAAGCTGGAATGATCTGTTACAGGTGATTGATGCTGCGAATGATTTTCTTACACAGAAAGTGTTGCTGAAGAAAGCATAA
- a CDS encoding transglutaminase family protein, producing the protein MSRSLHYLFLCISFLLYTKPIFAADDTDKNVTIANKEEQYEFVLSGEKDNPVNIRQDLKVAYLCNQYRTTIPFAEFYDDKSRIDEVKVYIDNARRKDIQPIYANYSIDDIFYSDAKICGVKLDLIKKGSESRVELQKTFLDPRYLTSIYFTESFPVAAKTVTIIVPKWMKVELKEMNFNGFNIKKEVTYNSRKDADVYTFTATNLPATSRDEKSPGPTYVYPHLLVLSQSANTKDGDQQYFNKTADLYNWYHSLVKQIGDKDDVIKTKALEITKGITADTAKIAAVYNWVQDNIRYIAFEDGIAGFKPEAAQSVLQHKYGDCKGMANLTRGLLKALGYDARLCWIGTDRIAYDYSIPSMAVDNHMICALNFKGKRMFLDATETYIGVNQYAQRIQNRQVMIEDGNSFILDRVPLCSYLQNTETEKRTLHVEGNALVGKVQHEWDGESKEFLLSQVNGIRKEKVSNALQRYLNETNDKYVISSLQQSDMNNWNQRLNINYDLKFQDAVSGFGDDMFIEMDFRKEFSGFNIDTAKRTSDYLFSYKHHLIHETSLDIPAGYKAELPQELKIDRDGYAFHLSYKLAGAKVVYRKELIIKNNWLPKAAFAQWNSDIQSLDKAYLEQVTLSKK; encoded by the coding sequence ATGAGTCGATCCCTGCACTACCTATTCCTTTGTATAAGCTTTCTGCTATACACAAAACCTATCTTTGCCGCTGACGATACCGATAAAAATGTAACTATCGCCAATAAGGAAGAACAATACGAATTTGTTTTATCCGGTGAAAAAGACAACCCCGTAAACATTCGCCAGGACCTGAAAGTAGCTTACCTCTGCAATCAATACCGCACCACCATTCCTTTCGCCGAATTCTATGACGATAAAAGCCGGATAGATGAGGTTAAAGTGTATATAGATAACGCCAGACGTAAAGATATCCAACCCATCTACGCCAATTACTCCATAGATGATATCTTCTATTCTGATGCTAAAATCTGTGGTGTAAAACTCGACTTGATAAAAAAAGGTAGCGAGTCAAGGGTTGAATTGCAGAAAACTTTCCTTGACCCACGATACCTTACCAGCATCTATTTCACGGAGTCATTCCCGGTGGCTGCCAAAACAGTGACTATCATTGTGCCTAAATGGATGAAAGTGGAGCTTAAGGAAATGAATTTCAATGGCTTCAATATAAAAAAGGAAGTGACCTATAACAGCCGCAAAGATGCGGATGTATACACCTTTACCGCTACAAACCTGCCGGCAACTTCCAGGGATGAAAAATCTCCCGGCCCGACCTACGTATACCCACACCTGTTAGTACTCAGTCAGTCTGCAAATACTAAAGATGGTGATCAGCAATATTTTAATAAAACTGCTGACCTCTATAACTGGTACCATTCCCTGGTAAAACAAATAGGTGATAAAGATGATGTTATCAAAACGAAAGCTTTGGAAATCACCAAAGGAATCACTGCTGATACCGCCAAAATCGCTGCTGTATACAACTGGGTACAGGACAATATCCGCTATATCGCATTTGAAGACGGTATTGCCGGCTTCAAACCGGAAGCAGCACAATCTGTGCTGCAACATAAATATGGCGACTGTAAAGGCATGGCTAACCTGACCCGTGGCCTGCTGAAAGCCCTCGGCTATGATGCACGCCTGTGCTGGATAGGTACCGACCGTATCGCCTACGATTACTCCATCCCCAGCATGGCGGTAGATAACCACATGATCTGCGCACTCAACTTCAAAGGCAAAAGGATGTTCCTCGACGCCACAGAAACTTACATTGGCGTAAATCAATATGCCCAGCGTATCCAGAACAGGCAGGTAATGATTGAAGATGGAAATTCGTTTATCCTGGACCGTGTGCCGCTATGCTCTTACCTCCAGAATACAGAAACAGAAAAAAGAACCCTGCATGTAGAAGGCAATGCCCTGGTAGGTAAAGTACAACACGAATGGGACGGAGAAAGCAAAGAATTTTTACTCAGCCAGGTAAATGGTATCCGCAAAGAGAAAGTAAGCAATGCTTTGCAGAGATACCTGAATGAAACTAACGATAAATATGTGATTTCCAGCCTTCAGCAGTCTGATATGAACAACTGGAACCAACGCCTGAATATCAACTATGACCTTAAATTTCAGGATGCTGTCAGCGGTTTCGGTGATGATATGTTTATCGAAATGGACTTCCGTAAAGAGTTCTCTGGCTTTAATATCGATACAGCCAAAAGAACATCTGATTATCTGTTTTCCTATAAACATCACCTGATACATGAAACCAGCCTGGATATCCCTGCTGGCTATAAAGCAGAATTGCCGCAGGAGCTGAAGATAGACAGGGACGGTTACGCATTCCATCTGTCCTACAAACTGGCCGGTGCAAAAGTGGTTTACCGTAAAGAATTGATTATCAAAAATAACTGGTTGCCTAAAGCGGCATTTGCACAATGGAACAGCGACATTCAATCATTAGATAAAGCCTATCTGGAACAAGTAACCCTTAGTAAAAAATAA
- a CDS encoding DinB family protein — protein sequence MRNVIQVVREALLTNFRELDQWFEKDQALLDFKPDTEQWSIREVLEHITLTNYFLLLIINKSTRRALDRKRTGHTVIVPADYEDKFEQIDVIGSKSFGWVRPEHMEPEGMKSLAEIKATLKQQYAQCMYNVSLLKNGEGMLVFTNMSVNHLGKLDIYQYIYFLTKHIERHIRQMQRVEKQFEDSAVLI from the coding sequence ATGAGGAATGTAATCCAAGTAGTAAGAGAGGCTTTACTCACCAATTTCAGGGAGTTAGACCAATGGTTTGAAAAAGACCAGGCATTGCTGGACTTCAAACCAGATACAGAACAGTGGAGTATCAGGGAAGTGTTGGAACATATCACACTGACCAATTATTTCCTGTTGCTCATCATCAACAAATCAACCCGTCGTGCCCTGGATCGTAAAAGAACAGGTCATACCGTGATTGTACCGGCAGATTATGAAGATAAGTTTGAACAAATCGATGTGATCGGTAGTAAATCATTCGGATGGGTCAGGCCGGAACATATGGAACCTGAAGGCATGAAAAGCCTTGCCGAAATCAAAGCCACACTGAAGCAACAGTATGCACAATGCATGTACAATGTATCCCTGCTCAAAAACGGAGAAGGTATGCTGGTATTCACCAACATGTCTGTCAACCACCTGGGCAAACTGGATATCTATCAATATATCTATTTCCTTACCAAACATATCGAACGACATATCCGCCAAATGCAAAGAGTGGAAAAACAGTTCGAAGACAGCGCGGTATTAATATAA